A region of the Chryseobacterium cucumeris genome:
TTTCTCTCTGCCGGATTGGAGCCATCCGTATTATGATGTCAATACCCGTACAAAAAAGCGCTACGAAATCAAAAGTCATCCGGCACGCTGGCAGAATTTCATCAGCTATTATCAGGGTCAGCTTAATGAACTTTCTACCCAATATTCACCAGACCTTCTCTGGTTTGATGGAGACTGGGAACATACTTCTGATGAATGGAAAGCTTCTCAAACCCTGGATTTACTCAGGAAATACAATTCCAATATCATTATTAACTCAAGACTCAATAATCATGGTGATTACGATACTCCCGAACAGGGCATTCCGGTAGTTCCGCCCCAAAATCAATATTGGGAACTTTGTTATACCATGAATGATTCCTGGGGGTATCAGCCTTTTGACAAAAATTATAAAACACCCAATATGATTGTAAGGACTTTGGCAGATGTGATCAGCATGGGAGGAAATCTTTTGCTTGATATCGGTCCGAAATCAGACGGCACTATTCCGGAAGAGCAAATTGAAATTCTGAAAAACCTGGGCAGATGGACATCCAAAAATGAACATGCCATCTATGAAACAACACGTGGAATTTCTTTTGACAACTACAAAGGAAAATCAGCGTTTTCAACCTCGAAAAAATCTTTGTTTCTTTATCTTGAAGAAGCTAAAAAACTTACAAAAATCTATGGACTGGCTACAAAACCCCTTTCTGTAAAAATCATTGGAGATGCATCTGCTGTTGTTACGATGGATTATAATGCCGAGAAAACACTGAATTTGAATTTCTCCAAAGTAAAATTTGACAAGGATGTCACGGTGGCAGAACTTACTTTTGAGACTCCTCCTGCGTTTTTGAACGATTTTAAGAAGGAAAAATATTCTCTTCCCGAAATACTGGAAAGCAAAAATACCCAGGAAGCCGTCTATGATATGAGCAACGCATTGCATAACGGAAATAATCTACTTAACAATGAAGGCTTAACCTCCGATGGTCTTGACATGAAAATACAGAAAACACCTTCAACAAACCCGGAAACACTGCAATGGATAAGTAAGCATGCAGAAGCGTTTTTTGAGACCGGAAAAGGACTGCCGGAAGGTCATTTCTCAGGAATGAGCGCTCTGTCAAAAGACAAACAGACTCTATATCTTTTTGTGGAAGGAATTCCTACGGGACCTATTGCTCTGAAAGGAATAAAAAATGACATTGCCAGAATAAGAATCGTAGGAGAAGGCAGTATGCTCAATCATACGATCTATAATAAACTTTACTGGAGTGACCGTCCGGGAATTATTTATATTGATGTCCCTAAAGAAAGACTGGATAAACAACTGACGGTGATCGCAGTTTTGCTTAATAAACCTGTTGAGCTGTACAGAGAAAAAGTGGGAGCTATTGAAAATAATCTTTAAATAATCCTATAAAAAACAAAATCCGGAGAAAATTCTCCGGATTTTTTATTTTGTAAGATGATTTTCTTAGAAAATCTCTCTTCCTGAAAAATGGAATTGAGCTTCGATTAATGCATTCTCGTCAGAATCTGAACCGTGAACAGCATTTTCTCCGATGCTTCTTGCAAACATTTTTCTGATTGTACCTTCTGCAGCTTCTGCAGGGTTAGTAGAACCGATTAATGTTCTGAAGTCTTCAACTGCATTGTCTTTTTCTAAAACTGCTGCAACGATAGGACCAGAGCTCATGAATTCTACTAATTCTCCATAAAATGGTCTCTCAGCATGTACTTCATAGAATTTTTTTGCATCAGCAACTGTAAGCTGAGTTAATTTTAAAGCTTTGATCTTAAAACCTCCTTCAGCAATCTTACCCAATATAGCACCGATATGTCCGTCAGCAACTGCATCAGGCTTAATCATAGTGAATGTAATGTTAGACATAAATGTATATTTTTTTAATGGCGCAAAATTACAAAAAATATCTTTGATTTTTATTTTAATTTTTTTTTAACATAAAAATAACTTTTATTAAGAAATTGTAACACAAACTTTGGCACAGTAATTGTTTATTCTATTGCGATTCTCATGTTTAATTTGAGTTTTCATGGTTATTAGTTTTTACCCAGCTTCGGCTGGGTTTTTTATTTGCAAAAAATAAAGGCATTTTTTATTAATTATGTAATTTTTTAATTAATATTTAATCATATTTAACGATTTTGTTCTTTTAATTGCAATTGGTGAAATAATTTTATTTTTTGAAAATCCAATCTCATGGTGGTCAGAAATATGACAAAAGTGGAGTTATCTGCCAAAATTGTAAAGTTGAAAAGTAGAGTTATTTAAAAACGAATATTTTTTCATGTAAAAATCAAAAAAATAAATTACAAAAAATAAAATATCCAGAATACATTAAATTGATCTTTAAAAAAAATAATAACAGTAAATATTATTCTTTAGCAGCAAAAGAAAGTGTTACCCTTGTCAAGGTTTCAAACCTTGACAAGGGTGTCATTTCGGTAAAAGGGTTTTAAAAATAAAAAGAGACCATCCAATGATAGTCTCTAGATTATTTCTGACAAATTTGTCCTGTTACATAAAGATTGTATGATTATTTCTGAGAAGCTTCTTCTGCCTCGTCCATCAGTTTAATGTAAGTAGCATAGCGCGAATGCTGAATTTCTCCTGTTTCAAGAGCATCGATAACAGCACATTTAGGTTCATTGATGTGAAGGCAGTTGTGAAATTTACATTCTTCTCTCTTTTTAAAAATTTCAGGAAAGTAATGCTGTACTTCTTCTTTTTCAATATCAATCATTGCAAATTCACGAACCCCGGGAGTATCGATAACATTTCCTCCAAAATCCCAGAAATGCATCTGGGCAAAAGTTGTTGTATGCTTACCTTTCAGGTGGGTATCTGAAATTTCAGAAGTTTTTAAATTCAATCCCGGCTGCAAAGCATTCACTAAGGTAGATTTTCCACAACCTGAGTGGCCAAAGAATACGGAAGTTTTATCTTTAAGAATTTCCTGAAGCTGATCCAGATTCAATTTAGAATAGGACGAAATTTCCAGAGTATCATATCCTATCTCCTGATATAGGAATTCAATATCTTTTACAATTTCAATTTCTTCTTCGTGCAATACATCAATCTTATTAAAAAGAATCAGTGGGGTAATATTATAAGCTTCACAGCATGCCAGGAACCTGTCAAGAAATCCTAATGATGTTTCAGGATGTTTCAGCGTAAAGATAAAGCACGCCAAATCGATATTGGAAGCAATAATATGAGCTTCTTTGGAAAGATTTACGGATTTTCTGATCAGATAATTAGAGCGGGGTTCAATTTTCGTGATCCAGGCAATGTCATCCTGTTCCAGTTGGAACTCAACAAAATCTCCTACAGCAAGTGGATTGGTAAGTCTGGTTTTTATTAATTTGAATTTCCCCCTGATTCTGGCCTCGAAAATTTTATTTGTTTCCAATTCCAAAACCTGGTACCAACTGCCTGTAGATTTAATGATTTTTCCTTTCATAGATAATGCTGATGCAAATATACGCAATTAGGGCTTAGCATTCAGAAAATAGGGTTAAAAACACATGTTTCAATTCTCCTAAATACTGATGGCCAAGCCCTGATTTATTTTTTTACTGTATATATAGTAAAAATTATACTACTCTTACTATTATCCGCAATTTATCTCTCGATCATAATATTATTCTGAACTTCAATAGATTCTTCGTGAATCGCTTTGAATACTTTTTCAATAAACTCCTGAGACATTCCTGTTTCTTTTGCTTTTTGGGTAGCGTATTCTGTGATTACTTTCCAACGTTCAGGCTGGAAGATCGCAATGTCATTTTCTTTTTTAAGCTTACCGATCTTTTCAGAAATTTTCATTCTTTGAGAAAGAAGTTCAATTAACTGGAAGTCAAGATCGGAGATTAAAGTTCTGTGTCTTCCCATTTCTCCTTCAAAACCGGCAAGATTAGAGCTTCTCACTTTCAGATTTCCGATAAGATCTGCAAGAACTTCAGGAGTGATCTGCTGGGAAGCATCGCTCCATGCTTCATCAGGATTACAGTGAGATTCAATGATCGCTCCCTGGTATCCTACGTTAAGTGCCTCCTGTGTAATATCTGCAAGACCTGTTCTGTTTCCGCAGATGTGAGAAGGGTCGATTAACATTGGAA
Encoded here:
- a CDS encoding alpha-L-fucosidase, with product MKNSLIKAVFLGLILSVSSIDAQVQTVDNSKKMEWFKNAKLGIFIHWGIYSVNGISESWSFFNNYINHENYMKQLNGFSASKYQPQQWVDLIKESGAKYAVITTKHHDGVSLWNSKAEKATTIPKNSLAGKDVLTPFVSALKKSGLKTGLYFSLPDWSHPYYDVNTRTKKRYEIKSHPARWQNFISYYQGQLNELSTQYSPDLLWFDGDWEHTSDEWKASQTLDLLRKYNSNIIINSRLNNHGDYDTPEQGIPVVPPQNQYWELCYTMNDSWGYQPFDKNYKTPNMIVRTLADVISMGGNLLLDIGPKSDGTIPEEQIEILKNLGRWTSKNEHAIYETTRGISFDNYKGKSAFSTSKKSLFLYLEEAKKLTKIYGLATKPLSVKIIGDASAVVTMDYNAEKTLNLNFSKVKFDKDVTVAELTFETPPAFLNDFKKEKYSLPEILESKNTQEAVYDMSNALHNGNNLLNNEGLTSDGLDMKIQKTPSTNPETLQWISKHAEAFFETGKGLPEGHFSGMSALSKDKQTLYLFVEGIPTGPIALKGIKNDIARIRIVGEGSMLNHTIYNKLYWSDRPGIIYIDVPKERLDKQLTVIAVLLNKPVELYREKVGAIENNL
- a CDS encoding nucleoside-diphosphate kinase, translating into MSNITFTMIKPDAVADGHIGAILGKIAEGGFKIKALKLTQLTVADAKKFYEVHAERPFYGELVEFMSSGPIVAAVLEKDNAVEDFRTLIGSTNPAEAAEGTIRKMFARSIGENAVHGSDSDENALIEAQFHFSGREIF
- the rsgA gene encoding ribosome small subunit-dependent GTPase A, translating into MKGKIIKSTGSWYQVLELETNKIFEARIRGKFKLIKTRLTNPLAVGDFVEFQLEQDDIAWITKIEPRSNYLIRKSVNLSKEAHIIASNIDLACFIFTLKHPETSLGFLDRFLACCEAYNITPLILFNKIDVLHEEEIEIVKDIEFLYQEIGYDTLEISSYSKLNLDQLQEILKDKTSVFFGHSGCGKSTLVNALQPGLNLKTSEISDTHLKGKHTTTFAQMHFWDFGGNVIDTPGVREFAMIDIEKEEVQHYFPEIFKKREECKFHNCLHINEPKCAVIDALETGEIQHSRYATYIKLMDEAEEASQK